The genomic window TATTTTTACCTGATCCCAGTGTTTGTCTGAAAGTTTTCTGATTTCCATATTTTTATAGATTAACAGCATTCGCTTCTCTTCTTTGCCAAATGATCTGATATGTGCTGAAAGAAACCTTTTATCTTTTCAAGTCCAGGCTCATTGATGCAATAGCAGATGGAATTTCCTTCAATGTTTCCTTTTATCAGCCCTGCATTTTTCAATTCCTTCAAGTGTTGTGAAACTGTCGGCTGTGAAAGGGGAAGTTCGTTTACAATATCTCCGCAGATGCAGGCATCCACTTTTAATAAATATTCCATAATAGCGATACGCGCAGGATGGCCTAACGCTTTGGCTAGAACAGCCAGCTCATTCTGGCTTTTTGTAAAGTGATCTGTTTTTGTTGCTCCCATCGTTTTATATTTATATTGCAATATTACGATATAAAATTTAATTAAAGCAAATTTGAATATGAAAATTTTCTTAAATGTGTTTATTTTTTATTTTGACTTACTGCGCAAAATAACTGCGCAGCTGCTGAATATCTTTGAATCAAAATAATACCTAAATTTGATAATTACTTGGCATACAGGGTAAGACGCTTTTTAGCGTACCGAACTCTATTTAGGGTAATCGGAAAGCAGGTGTTATTCTTTGGTGGGATTTATACTAATCAAAAACAACTTTAAAAATGAAAATTCATTATCAAGGCGAGCTTCCCATGATTGAAACGGAGACTTTTAAAAAATTTGAAAAAGAGTATGACAGCAATGCTGATTTTCTTGAAAATTTCTCAAATCTATTGAGCTTCAGCGGAAGAATAATTTCATTGATAACCGATAAAGAGCTTCTAAATGTCAGTGGCCATGTAATTGAGAATTCGGTACAGACGCTAAGAAGCATCAAATTGTGCTGTTCCATTGGGAGTTTTGCCGATGCCAATACTTTAGTAAGAAGATTAAGGGATGACCTGCTGCTTTATGTTTATACGCTGGCGGTTGTGAACCAAAGAAAACCTTTTACCCAAGATTCCCTTGATAATTTCAAAATGGATGATCTGGAGGCGTTTGTGGAAGGTTTTTCATCTTTGGAATTTAATCAGGTAATGACCGATGACGAAAAGGCTGTCGAGGCATGGCTGACCAACAAAGTTGTGGAAGCCCCTGCGGGAGTGAGGGGAAAATTAAGTTTTAAGAATTACATGAATGTCCTTGAACAGAATGAGAATATCAAGGAGGTGCTGACAGGTTATAACCTTCAGGGCTACTGGAAGGTTTTGACAGGGAAGCTTAATAATTATGTCCACAATAATGGAAGGCAGTTCTCCCAGCATAATCTGATACGATCAAGCAATGCACAGTTGGATATTTATCTTGGAAATGTCAATACAAGGATTTCGTATATATTAACCTTTTTTCTAATTACGATTTCGATGGTGGAATCCGCCCTATTGTGTTCTGGGGATATTGAAGACTATCTTGATATGGGAATGGACCCTCCGGAGGACTGCCAGTACGAAATCGCTCCTTTTATACAGGAATACATCGATAATAAAGTTTCGGGAATGCACCCTGAGCTAAAGCAGTTCCTGAAAGACAACAACAATCATGGAATGAAGATAGAATAAGGTGATGGATAATTTTAAGGTCAGAAGGATTATAAGCGGAAAAACCGAAGGAACTTCGGTTTTTCCGCTTTCAGGCTTTTTTCTGATTTTATAAATCTGTTTTAACTTTTTAAGATACAAAAAGATATGATTTATAGTTTTGTAATCATCCCTTTTTCTTTTTATCATTTTTTTCTAAAAAATGTTGTATTTGTATATTAGCCACCTTCCGAAGAAAATATAATATTTCTTCGGCAAGCTCAACTGTTACATTCATTCCTTCTTTTTTAAGCATTCTTTGTGCCTTTTCCGGAGAAATTTTCCCCTTGTATTGCTCATCTCTATAATTCATAATTTAGTTTTCTTATGTTAAATTATTCTTAATGTAAAGATAAGTTAAATGTTTTTGTAACTATAAATCAGTGTGTTAAGTTTGGTTTAAATCCTGAGTAGTCACCTCAACAGGATGTCTAAACCGTCTACTAAAGTAAGTTAAAACGTGTTAAAACATGGTAAAAAGCATAAAAAAAACGTTAAAACATAGGTTTTAACGTTTTTTTAGTAGTGACGGGGACAGGACAAATTACAACATCATTTTTGGATGATTTGAAGAAATTGGCCTTCTATATGTAGTGTCTGTCTTTCATTGGCGTTATGAATTTGGTTTAGATGTCCTGTTGGGGATTGATGCAAAAAATTATAAAAACTCAATTGATTTATTGTATTAAACTGATATATAAATTTACAAATTTTATGGAGGATTTGAAAAGATTGTTGAGCTTAAGGCAAGAATTGTCTTTCTTTGGCTTTGTGAATTGCTTTATAAAATTTAGGCTTATGCGGCACAAAAGCAATCCCATTCAGTAGCAAAGCGCTGAAAAGCTTCAGTGAGGCATGATGGAATGCTAGACCGGTGCTAATGATTAGAAAAATACAAATAAAAACTTCATATTCTTCATGCGCATCAAAAATTGGCGAATGTGCACATTCGGTTAAATATAAAAAAAAGCTTTAAACCGCCGGTTTAAAGCATTCGTTTAATTTATTGTTAACTTTTTCCTTGCCAGATATAGTTTTAAAATCTATACCTCAGCCAGAGTTTTTTTAAAGTTTGCGAAGCGTCACATCAGGTGCCTCTCCCTGAGGAACAATAAAAATCGCGGTGTTATTTACGCTGTCTCCCGGATCTAAATAATAGCCTGCAATTACAGGCAGCACGCCGCTTACGTATTTGCCCTCTTTATTATAATACCAGTATGTGGTGCTTACATTGTGCGCTTTTAATTTGAGCTCAATTTTCTTTGAGGTCAATTTCGCGCCTGTCGCGTTGATGCAGTCCAATTCCACAAGGCCGGCATTGGATGTGACCTGAGGGAAAGTGTTCATACGGATGTTGAAGCTTTTGTCAGAATTATTGACAAGATTGGCGCTTACCTTATAGCGCTCAAAATTTTTGCCCCCTACAGTCACGGACTCTTTATTGGTGATGCTGAATGTTACAGACAGGCCGTTTAGGTCAACGGTTTCCCCATCTTTGATTTTTTGGGCATTGGCATTGGAAAAAGACAGGGCCAGAACGGCAAAGAGAATAGTTAAGTTTTTCATGGTTTTAAAATGTTTAGGAAATTATAAGTATAATGGATGTTAAAATTAAAATCAGGGTGAATACCATGATCAGGTGGCTGCAAATGGATAGCAGCAATACTTTCCACCAGCCCATTTTATTGAAAAACTGGAAATTGGTCCAGTAGATTAAAAATAGATCCGCAGCATAGTAGGCATATATTAGGGTATCCAAAGATGGCTTGCCATTGCAGTACACCAGAAGGGGGAAAGTTACGAGATGGAGCACCAGCCTCTGGGATGCTTTAAAGGTATTTAAGACCAGATACTCAAAATAATTGTACTTCTGGCTTTTAAAGCTTATATAGGTCCCCAGACTGAATAGGGGGATGGTGGCCAGTGTATACCACGAATAATGATTGGATGTCCAATGGTTGATATATTCAGACAGTTCTTTCGAGTCTTCTGTTCTCGGCACAAAGAGATTGATGCCGTAATGATGGTAAAGCAGCCCGTATAGGGTCGCAAGAAGGATCACCATTGAAACGGGCTTGAAGTGGTTCACTCTTCTGCCCTCAATAAACTCCCTGATGCTGTGCCCGGGTCTTGTGAAGAGCTCTTTGACAGTATAGAAAACGCCTTTGTCAAAATGGAAAAGGCCGTGCTGTATATCATGCCAAAGAAAGTGCAGGTTGATCTTGTGGGTGTCGGCCGGCTGTCCGCAGTTGCTGCAGAATCTGCCGGTGAACGAGTGGTTACAGTTCTTGCAATTCACCATAAATGCATCAGTTTGCCTTTTCATATTCCAGTGTGCCTAGCTCGGGGCTGCTTATGGTTCTTTTGTCTGCGTCAAAATAGAGGATTTTGAATCTGACCGATACCACGCTGATGCTGATGGTGAGAAACTGATTGTCTTTGGACAGTTTCCATTTGCCTTTTCTTGTTTTATCCCCTGCGATCCCTTGGAAGACATTATTGTCCATAAATACCTGATAGGTATCCTCAGGCTGGGTCACCTGTCCATTTTTTGTCTGTTTTACAAGTTTCCATTTGCCCAGCAGCTCTTTTGAGGTTTGGGAGAATGCGGCCGCGCTAAAGACAAGCATTAGCATAAATACTATTTTCTTCATTTTAACAGTTGGTTTATTCAAAATTAAAAAAAAGATCAGATTTTTTTTTTTTTTTTTGGTTTATTTTTAATCGGCGGACTATAGAAATAAATCAATTTTCAGCTTGCGGTCCATCAGCAATTATGTTTAAAAAAAAAATGGCGCCAATTGTCTTCAATTGGCGCCATTTGGCTTTGTGACCTCGACAGGATTCAAACCTGTAACCTTCTGAGCCGTAATCAGATGCGCTATTCAGTTGCGCCACGAGGCCTTTTTGTTATCAATTAGCTATTTTTTTGTAGCTTTGTTGATTGCTTATTGCGGGTGCAAAGATAGACATAAAAGTGACATATACAAGCAAAAAATAACAGAAAATTTAAAAAAAATGAAGATAGAAAATTATATACGTGATATTCAGGGATTTCCAAAAGAAGGAATTTTATTTAAAGATATCACACCTTTGCTTATTAACCCTGAAGCGCGAACAAATTGCTTAAGAATTTTGGTAAACTCTTTAGAAAATCAAAAAATAGATAAGGTTGTCGGTGCAGAATCACGTGGTTTTTTCTTCGGAATGTTGCTTGCTCAAGAATTAAATGCTGGATTTGTTCCAGTAAGGAAACCCAAAAAGCTTCCGTTTGATACAATTTCGGCTTCCTACGAGTTAGAATACGGAACTGATAGCTTGGAAATGCATACAGATGCCATCAAAAAAGGAGATCGTGTTTTAATTCATGACGATGTATTGGCTACTGGTGGGACAGCTAAAGCAGTTTGCGAATTAGTAGAGAAACTAGGTGGCGAAATTGTACAATGCAATTTCCTGATGGAACTGACTTTCCTTAACGGAAGAGAAAAAATTGCGGCATATCCTGTTTTTGCAGCGTTAACGTATTAAACAAAAACAATTTTATGCTTAATGGCATAAAGTACTAGTCCGATTCGGGTTTTTATTTCCAGTTTATCAAAAAGTGATTCTCTATAGCCGTCAATGGTTTTAGGGCTCAAACACATTTCTGATGCAATTTCTTTATACGTCATTTCAGTGCAGGCATGTTTGATAAAAACAATCTCTTTTTCTTTTAGACAGATCTTTTTGTTATCGCTGTTAACTTTATTAATCAGCATTCCAGAAACGAGTTCGGTAAAATAAAAACCCTTTTCGATGACGCATTCAATTGCTTCTTTGAATATCTCGGGCGAAGTATCTTTCAGTAGGTAGCCTTTTGCTCCGTTTGTAATCATCTTAATTATAATTTCTTCGTCGTCATTTACAGACAAAGCAATTACTTTTAGGTCAGGTCTGTTGTCTTTAAGCCATTGCATAGTGCTTAATCCGTCAAGGACAGGCATATTGACATCCAACAGAACAAGATCGGTTTCATTGGAATTATTTTCTTCAAGAAAGTCTATAAAAACTTTTCCGTTTTCAAAACGTTCTATAACTTCATAATCGCCAAAACTTTTAATCAGCAATTCAAGAGACTGGGAAAAAAGTAAATGATCGTCTACAATTATTATTTTTCTTTTAGAGTTAGTCTTCATGGTTTAGGGGTAAAGGATATTCGATAGTTACACTGGTTCCGGTGCTGTCTGAGTTTAGAATTAATTCGGCGCCAATAAGTTTGGCTCTTAATTTCATATTGTTTAATCCGATTCCTGAATTTGACTTTTCGAGGTCATATCCAATTCCGAAGTCTTTTAGTTTCAACATAAAAAGAGAATCAGTAGTTTCGATATGAACATCAAATAAATCGCTTCTGGAATGTTTTAAACTGTTATGAAGCGCTTCTTGGAAAATTCTGTAAATAATGAGTTCATGTTCTTTGTTTATTGTGGGAACTGCTCCAATTTGGCTAAAATTGAATTTAATCTTTTTGAGCTTTTTAATCCTTTCAAAATCCTGCTGAATAGCTTCAAGAAAGTTATTTTGAAGTAGATTGTCTTTGTTTATGATTCTAGAAAGAATTCGTAATTCGTCTAAAGATTTTGCGAGTAGAGCTTTTAAATCTTTAAGTTCGTTCATTTGGACATCCTTGCTGCTAATACAGATATTGAGCTGCATAATAGCAACCGAAATAATCTGTCCAATATTATCGTGTAATTCCTTGCTGATTTCGCATAAAGTTTGATCCTTTATCTCAATCCTTGTTTTGACCAATTCGGATTGGAAATACAAATCAGCTTCCATTTTTTCGACTAAAAACTTATTTTTTTTCTTTAAAAAATAGAAGAAAATAACGAGCAAAATAACGATTAGGGTAAAGAAAACAATACCCAGGGAAATAACTAATAGTTGTATTTCTTTTCGCTCCATATAAATCCGATTATAAAACAGCTATGCGCCAGAAAATTTAAAATAAAGACGACCAAGCTAAATACAGAATCGTCTTGTTTTATTAAAAACCAATTGATAGCCAGCATAAAAGGTGTAAAAGGAACATGAAAAACGAGTATGCCTAGAATGTACCAGAAAAAAACCGATTTTTTAAAATTCAATATTTTTTCTGAGTTGAATATCTCGATCAGGTAAAGGCAGGATAATATTAAAACTAATAATACACCAATTGCAAAACTATAGGTAAAAGAACGGTTGATGTCTTCTTTGAAATATAAAATATTTAAGAAAAAGGAAACAATAAACAGAATTAAAAAAAGAACAGCCGAAATTCTGTGATCTTTTTTAGTAAGTAGGGC from Flavobacterium sp. KACC 22763 includes these protein-coding regions:
- a CDS encoding response regulator transcription factor, with amino-acid sequence MKTNSKRKIIIVDDHLLFSQSLELLIKSFGDYEVIERFENGKVFIDFLEENNSNETDLVLLDVNMPVLDGLSTMQWLKDNRPDLKVIALSVNDDEEIIIKMITNGAKGYLLKDTSPEIFKEAIECVIEKGFYFTELVSGMLINKVNSDNKKICLKEKEIVFIKHACTEMTYKEIASEMCLSPKTIDGYRESLFDKLEIKTRIGLVLYAIKHKIVFV
- a CDS encoding adenine phosphoribosyltransferase, giving the protein MKIENYIRDIQGFPKEGILFKDITPLLINPEARTNCLRILVNSLENQKIDKVVGAESRGFFFGMLLAQELNAGFVPVRKPKKLPFDTISASYELEYGTDSLEMHTDAIKKGDRVLIHDDVLATGGTAKAVCELVEKLGGEIVQCNFLMELTFLNGREKIAAYPVFAALTY
- a CDS encoding ArsR/SmtB family transcription factor, which translates into the protein MGATKTDHFTKSQNELAVLAKALGHPARIAIMEYLLKVDACICGDIVNELPLSQPTVSQHLKELKNAGLIKGNIEGNSICYCINEPGLEKIKGFFQHISDHLAKKRSECC
- a CDS encoding DUF3667 domain-containing protein, which codes for MKRQTDAFMVNCKNCNHSFTGRFCSNCGQPADTHKINLHFLWHDIQHGLFHFDKGVFYTVKELFTRPGHSIREFIEGRRVNHFKPVSMVILLATLYGLLYHHYGINLFVPRTEDSKELSEYINHWTSNHYSWYTLATIPLFSLGTYISFKSQKYNYFEYLVLNTFKASQRLVLHLVTFPLLVYCNGKPSLDTLIYAYYAADLFLIYWTNFQFFNKMGWWKVLLLSICSHLIMVFTLILILTSIILIIS
- a CDS encoding sensor histidine kinase — its product is MEADLYFQSELVKTRIEIKDQTLCEISKELHDNIGQIISVAIMQLNICISSKDVQMNELKDLKALLAKSLDELRILSRIINKDNLLQNNFLEAIQQDFERIKKLKKIKFNFSQIGAVPTINKEHELIIYRIFQEALHNSLKHSRSDLFDVHIETTDSLFMLKLKDFGIGYDLEKSNSGIGLNNMKLRAKLIGAELILNSDSTGTSVTIEYPLPLNHED